In Cottoperca gobio chromosome 1, fCotGob3.1, whole genome shotgun sequence, a genomic segment contains:
- the gpr137bb gene encoding integral membrane protein GPR137B, whose product MNGEAMEWNPAQEQQHAGNGSHFPPPPTITPAIPPYVKLGLTIAYTIFYSLLFAFVYAQLWLVLRYRHKRFSYQTAFLFLCLLWAALRALLFSFYFRDCVTANALGPFAFWLLYCFPVCLQFFTLSLMNLYCAQVYFKAKSKYTPALLKYRLPLYLVFFGVSLLFLVVNLVCALLVKMTAADVKTIVLVRVTINDSLFVLCAVSLSVCLYKVAKMSLANIYLESKGTSVCQVTLIGIMVVLLYASRACYNLVVLALTNIETINSFDYDWYNVSDQADLRSSLGDAGYIVFGVILFVWELLPTSLVVFFFRVRRPPQERSTAGIPNHVLSSRGYFFDNPRRYDSDDDLAWSIPPQNASASLSSDCYDWGSRHSSFTVHTNSDEQRLTATAAGGELHPYP is encoded by the exons ATGAATGGGGAGGCGATGGAGTGGAACCCGGCACAGGAGCAGCAGCATGCCGGTAACGGCTCCCActtccctccccctcccaccATCACGCCGGCCATACCCCCCTACGTGAAGCTGGGTCTGACCATCGCCTACACCATCTTCTACTCTCTGCTCTTCGCCTTCGTCTACGCCCAGCTCTGGCTGGTTCTGAGATACCGACACAAGCGCTTCAGCTACCAGACGGCCTTCCTGTTCCTGTGTCTGCTGTGGGCCGCCCTGCGagccctcctcttctccttctactTCAGAGACTGTGTGACCGCCAACGCACTCGGACCGTTCGCCTTCTGGCTGCTCTACTGCTTCCCCGTCTGCCTCCAGTTCTTCACGCTCAGCCTCATGAACCTCTACTGCGcacag GTTTACTTTAAGGCGAAGTCCAAGTACACACCTGCACTGCTCAAATACAG acttccTCTGTACCTGGTCTTCTTTGGCGTCAGTCTTCTCTTCCTGGTGGTTAATCTGGTCTGTGCCCTGCTGGTCAAAATGACAGCGGCGGACGTGAAGACCATCGTGCTGGTGAGGGTCACCATCAACGACAGCCTGTTCGTCCTCTGCGCCGTCTCGCTGTCCGTCTGCCTCTACAAGGTCGCCAAGATGTCGCTGGCCAACATCTACCTGGAGTCAAAG GGGACGTCGGTGTGTCAGGTGACTCTGATTGGCATCATGGTGGTGCTGCTGTACGCATCGCGAGCCTGTTACAACCTGGTGGTGCTCGCCCTCACCAACATCGAGACCATCAACTCCTTCGACTACGACTGGTACAACGTCTCAGACCAG gCGGACTTGCGGTCGTCGCTGGGAGACGCTGGTTACATCGTGTTCGGGGTGATTCTGTTCGTCTGGGAGCTGCTGCCCACCTCGCTggtcgtcttcttcttcagggTCCGGCGGCCGCCTCAAGAAAGG AGCACTGCTGGGATACCAAACCACGTTCTCTCCTCCAGAGGATATTTCTTTGACAACCCTCGTCGGTACGACAGTGACGATGACCTGGCGTGGAGCATTCCTCCCCAGAATGCATCAGCGAG TCTTTCCTCAGACTGCTACGACTGGGGCAGCCGCCACAGCAGCTTCACCGTTCACACCAACAGCGACGAACAGCGCCTGACCGCCACCGCCGCCGGGGGAGAGCTCCACCCTTACCCATAA